In Streptomyces sclerotialus, the DNA window CGGGGCGTACGCGCGGCTGTACGCGGCCCAGTTCGCGCAGGCGGTGGCGGAGACGGACTGAGAGCCGGGTCCGGGTGCGAGCCCGGACCGGGTCCCGGCTCAGACGTACAGCCTGATCAGCCGCTCCAGATGGCGACCCGCCACCTGGAGCGGCTTTTCGCTGCGCTGGAGCTGGGCGGCCATCTCCGCGCCCTCCAGGGTGTTGATGACCGTGAGGGCCAGCTCGCCCGCGTCGGGTTCGGGGATGCCGCCGGCGCGGAACGTGTCGTGCAGCACGTCCTGCCAGTTCTGCAGCGCCTCGGCGCACGCGCGCTCCAGTTCGGGGGCGCGGCCGACGGCCTCCAGGGCCGTGGTGGTGACCGGGCAGCCGTCGGTCCAGCCGGAGGCGCGCAGCGCTTCGCCGAGCATGCGGGTGCAGTTCACGACGGCGGTGGCGGGGTCCTCGGCGCTCGCCATCGACTCCCGCAGCAGCTCGGTCATCTCGCGGTCGCTGTGCCGGATCGCCTCGGCGGCCAGCGCCTGCTTGCCGCCGGGGAAGAAGTGGTACACGGAACCGAGGGTGGCGTTCGCCTCGCGGGCGATCTGTTTGATGCCGCTGGCCTCGTAGCCCTGGCGCTGGAGCAGCCGCGCGGTGGTTTCGAGGATGCGCTCGCGCGTGCCGGGGGCGGCTTCGCCGCCGTGCGCACCGGCCCCGGTCGTGCCGCCCTTGGTCTTCTGCATGGTGCCGATCGTACCGACGCACACAGTAGAGCGTTCGTTCCAGAGGATGTTATCGTGCTCGCGTTCTGAATAGAACGATCGCTTTAGGCGCTCGTTCCGGGCGTACGAAGGGGTGGGACATGAGCAGGCAGGGTGTGACG includes these proteins:
- a CDS encoding TetR/AcrR family transcriptional regulator, producing MQKTKGGTTGAGAHGGEAAPGTRERILETTARLLQRQGYEASGIKQIAREANATLGSVYHFFPGGKQALAAEAIRHSDREMTELLRESMASAEDPATAVVNCTRMLGEALRASGWTDGCPVTTTALEAVGRAPELERACAEALQNWQDVLHDTFRAGGIPEPDAGELALTVINTLEGAEMAAQLQRSEKPLQVAGRHLERLIRLYV